In Arachis hypogaea cultivar Tifrunner chromosome 7, arahy.Tifrunner.gnm2.J5K5, whole genome shotgun sequence, the genomic window acCGTCGAATTATTATTAGGTTTAGTTTCGACTTGTACTGGCAGATTTATTGTCAAATTTTCTGACAAAAAGGAGGAGAAATTCGTCACCATAAAAGATTATCGTCGAAAGAGATTTTCCATCGCTAAAGTCGATGGTAATTATTGGCGCAAAAATATAACTCAACGGCACCAATATTATTGTCTGATTTACCGTCGGTATATTCTGCTGGGATAATGATTTTACGCGTCATTTTGGTCATTTACTGTCTGAAAAATCTGACGATAAAATTGGGTTAAAATTCACACGCGGAACCCTTTTCCCTCACTTGtccgaactctctctctctctctctcttgtctTCTCTCTCCCTCGTCGTCGAACTGTCACCATCGCCATGCCGGGAGCTTGTCGGGACCTCGTTGTCAACGTTGCTGCCACCTAGAGTACCCACCGAAGCCGCCGCGCACGTCGTCGTCGTTCTGCTGTTGCTGCTGCTATTCCCGCTGCATCCTTTGCCGTGGTTGTCATTCACGTCGCCGTCACTGCCGCCTCTATCACCACCACATTAGAGAGACCCTCCAACCACTATCATCGGATTTATTGTtggtatgattttattttttacatattaaaTTTATGACTTTAGCATTTGGTTAAGGTTTAGGTTAAATCAGTGGTTAAATTTGTTTAATAAAGTGTGTGATTAGGATTTGTTGTGTTAATTTAAGGGTTAAGTACAGTTTTGGTCCATAACGTAAAGatcgaaaatttatttcgtccctgacctttttttcgctacaaaatggtctCGAAGGTTTAACTTAGTTTCAAAATCGTCCTTCAGAGCAACAACAAAAACAGAATTAGAAGCAGAAGCAATCCAGAATCAAACCATAAATAGAATCAAATCAACAGCAATAACCATTTTCTAAAATCCACTCACAAAAAATTAACATTCGGCTAAACTAATCCATAATCAAACCGAAAACAGAAATTGAAAGCAAAATGATAACTTGAAttatgaaaatagaaaacagaaaacattcttcttcttcttcttcaatgaaatcagaaacaaaaacagaagaaatagaaGTGAAACAGCATCGTCTTCTTCTTCAATGGAATCAAAAGCGTGGAACAGGTTCTCCATGGGATCAAGTTGTCCGCGGCGCACAGTCCAAATCCACTGTCGAGACTCTGCAATTGCCGTCGCCGCCATCGTCTACCTGTTCCACCTCCCTTGCCGCCAACGTCGCATCAGTCTCGGACCAACTGCCTACTTCAGATTCCTCGCCACCAAAAGTCGTAAATGCCTTACCGCTAGTGGACAACTGGAGTGTTGTGATAGCTCTTCGTGGAGTGAGCTCTGGTTCGAGAAGGTCCGAGAcagggaagaagagaaggaggggagaagGTCGCAGCGGCTCTGGGGTTAGCGCGAAGGGGAGAAGAGCAACAACAGCGACCCTTCCCCTTCCCTTCCCCACCTTCCCTTCCCTTCCCTTTCCTTTCCTTCCTTCCTTCTTCTATCCTCTCTTCCCTTCCCCTTTCCCCGATTATTcaatgttttgttttttttttgttagggatatttttagaataaaaatttaaaatttggtaaaaataacaattttaaaataaactaaaatttttgaaaccaTTGtgtaacgaaaaaaaaaaaaaactaaagtctCTATGTTAAgaatcaaaatcgtacttaatccttaatttaatgaatataaaaattaaataatattagaatatGTTAAATAAGATGAGATTAAGATTACTTGAGTTATTAAATAATGAATGTAAAAGTATTAAATAATGAATGTAAAAGTGTACCTACAAAAAGTATTCAAATGCTTAAGTGGGTATTATGTATTCAGTGTGTATATTATAGAAGATAAAATGTCCTACTTTTATAGCTGAGGTGAATTACACTTTTGTCAATCATTTTCATTGAATGGTAATACAGTATTAAACTATAACGCATAAAGCCAATTAATTGCTTTTGAATTAGGTTTTACCACTATATCAAAAACAttttacatcaaaattaaattcaaatcctaTTAAACATGCCATTGATAACATTTACCAAATGACGTTGACCCCATTTTAACTTTAAAGTTTTCATTATTATCACGACATTGATAACATTTACCAAATGACGTTGACCCCATTTTAACTTTAAAGTTTTCATTATTATCACGAGATTGGTACTTGATATTtgggatttggattctctaaagtttgatttttactttagagagtaaagtgtgatctttcatCATTTATTTCGTAGGtgagaccaaaaataaatataaaagaaaaattaattaagggtaaaaaatcacactttactctttaaaataaaattcaaactttagaagatccaaatatGATATTTGATAACGAAAGGAAATAGTATTATAATGTACACGTTGTATATTATGGTCCTGTCTGGTTCTGGACCACCGGTGATCCATCTAAAATCTGGTAGTTCCTAAAACCAAAAGTCCAAAACCCTGTTCGTCAGATTCCAGTTCCACCACTAACCCTGTCCGCCACTGGCGCCACATCCTCAAACTCGATCTCTTCGGCCAACAACCTCTGTTTTATCCGAGGACCACAATCTTACTCCTCGATTCGGTTGTTTTCGAGCTGACATTTTTTAGGGATCAAAACCAAAGGAAAGATTAGCagtgtaaaaaatttaaaatttaacattaaaaatattttctttcctcTAAAACCTAATTCACAATCAATTTCTAAATGTTCTCAAATGCATACTTCGAGCATATAATAAGAATGATTGGAACATAaccttcaattcttcatgttagGGTTCCGAAAAGCCGATGAATAAAGATGATGATGATTCAGTACATCTGGTTAACCAAAGGAACacagtagagagagagagagagagagtacgaGGTTGTCTTGGCCCTCAACTGTGATTCCTTTGATTAAAAAGATGGAACGAACCAGGGCTTCCGATCTCTTCTTTTCACAGCAATGGGGAACAAACACACTAGTTCGGAATTTATAGGGAGAGTGTGCGTGGAGCCCGTGCCCTCTTTACACTTGCTTTTGGGCTATGGCCTCCATCACAAGCCGGAATAACCACTACTTGCTTTACGCACTAAATCACTATTCTTTCGAAGGCCcaaaacaaaagaataaaaactcattttattttatttttaccttAATGGGATAATGAGAATTGGGAAATGGGAATGATAAAACAAAtatctatctatttatatatctattatagtcaaggttctgaaaatcgaaccggtcatcgaaccgctctaagCACTAGTTcactggttcataggttcaaccgATTTGACCGTGATTGAACcgtaaaaaccgttttataataaaataataattaaaatgtaaataagcacatgaaaatataattatagtctaatctaaactttaaaatatcattcaaattaaaagtactacataaaccaaatgttataatctcattcaaatacaaattcaaagttcaaaagtcctcaaacaaccaatcaaacccaACATAGCATCATCAAGTTTTCCCCCTAACACTACAAGTTTGTGATTGATTTTCGTTACTCGCGAGAGGAGGAGAACGTTCATTCGAAGCAGAATTATTTTCAGCATTATTATTCCTAGGTAGGTCTTGTTTGATACTTTCTTCCATACCTAAATATTACCAGcaatccaacccaataatctcaactCTCAATTTCACAATAAATGAACAAACAtcatccaaaatccaaaattagAGTATACAAAGTTACAAACAAGTAACAACTAAACAAGTACAACATCTcaggttcaataaaattttttgtttacaaAATTAGAGTTCAGTTCATCAGAGTTCAGTTCATCAAAATCAATGAAATCCCAAAATTATTTCATAACAGTTTCAGAGAGTAGAGACTCAGAGTTCAGTTCATCATAGCACAGTTCATCAGAATcaataaaatcaaaaaataaactCAGAACAGTTTCAGAATCAAAATCAGAGTTCAGTTCATCAGTTCAGTTCATCATAGCACAGTTCATCAGAATCAatgaaatcaaaaaataaattcagAACAGTTTCAGAATCAAAATCAGAGTTCAGTTCATCAGTTCAGTTCATCAGAATcaataaaatcaaaaaataaattcagAACAGTTTCAGAATCAAAATTAGAGTATACAAAGTTACAAACAAGTAACAACTAAACAAGTACAACATCTcaggttcaataaaattttttgtttacaaAATTAGAATTCAGTTCATCAGAGTTCAGTTCATCAGAATCAATGAAATCCCAAAATTATTTCATAACAGTTTCAGAGAGTAGAGACTCAGAGTTCAGTTCATCATAGCACAGTTCATCAGAATCAATAAAATCAGAAAATAAACTTAGAACAGTTTCAGAATCAAAATCAGAGTTCAGTTCATCAGTTCAGTTCATCATAGCACAGTTCATCAGAATCAatgaaatcaaaaaataaattcagAACAGTTTCAGAATCAAAATCAGAGTTCAGTTCATCAGTTCAGTTCATCAGAATcaataaaatcaaaaaataaattcagAACAGTTTCAGAATCAAAATTAGAGTTCAGTTCATCAGTTCAGTTCAGCAGAatcaatgaaataaaaaaataaattcagaaCAGTTTCAGAATCAAAATCAGAGTTCAGTTCATCAGTTCAGTTCTGAAAATCGACTCGAACCGGACGAATTAACCTTGAACCGGTTTTTGGTTGGTTTGGTTGAAGCAGCAAACCACCTGAAAAAACCGGTAAAAGAAAGGTCGAACCGGTAATAAATCGATAGAACCTGCCGGTTTTTTAAAGATTTCCGGCTTTTtgcaataaaaaaacaaaaaaaccctcTCATCTCCAGTGAATTCACAAACCAAACCTAAACGGACCCAATCAGAGACTAGAGCAGCCCCCACCACCATCTGCCAGTCGCCCTCCTCTTCTCGGCGTGGAATCTCTGTTCGGAGACATCGCCGTCGCTCGCGTCGCCCACCTCACTGTCGCACGTCGATCATCTTGTCGGCTCGCCTCTGCGCTCTCCGGCCTCTGCTCACCTCGCTGTTGCTCACCTCGGCTCCTCCCTCACTAGCCACTGCTTGCTTCAGTGCTTCGTggagttttattttcaaaaattttattgagGTATTCTTCAATCTTCAATGCTTCAGTGATCGTTGTCGCCGTCGTTGACGCAACCAGCGTCGGTCATCTCACCCGCGGCCCTCTCCTTGCTACTTCACGGTTCCATTTGCTTCGTCTCTGTCGCCGGCTCGCCGCCCAAATCACCTCTCTGCTCGCCTCTTCGTTCTCCGTCGCGAGTGATGCCGCTCCTTGCTTCTTCGACATCGTCCATGGTAAGCTCCTCGCCTCTAACCTTGTCGTTCTTCCCTGACTCCCCCTATATGGACGCCGTGGGTTCTTCAGTTACTCTTAAATTAATTTTgggttcatcttttttttttttaattaatttttaagattcAGAGCTGAGTTTGGAATTGGATTATTTGTTTGGTTTGTTGAATGCTGATGTGATtatgaattcaatttaatttgaattcttaGTTTGGAATTGGATTCAATTTAGTCTTTGTTGCTAATGTGTTTTCAGTTTAATTCAGAATCACGTTCCTGATTAACTGAttagaatttcaaaaattaatatgatGATATGCTTTGGATCTCTTATATTCAGCAGGTTTACAAATTTGTAACTgaattgaattttgttttgtattagaattgtatgatTCTTAGTTTGAGGATCTCTACCATTCTTATTGATTTGGATTTctgaaattatatattaattttttaataattttattgtatatttaaatAAATCAGTTTAATTATGATTCGATCTCAATTAAATCATTGAACCCGTTATTTGACCGATTGATGTCGGTTCGGTTCTTGCAACCATTTTTTTCTTACCCTGTATTGATGACCTACCAATGTTGAAactccataataaaaaaaatattgatttgtATATTGTGTCTGACGCTACTGGTATACTTTTGAACAGAAGGtacaagaaaatattattttaatttccataGGTGAATTTTTCATTACAATAACTAATATTTAAGATCGTTGAGTCACCAAAAACAAAATATCTTATTATTTAAGATCATTGACTAGAGCATACAAGAGTCACTCATTTGTGATCCCTTTTGTTCCCAAAACAATAATGCAACAAAAAAGAACATTGATTTTCTTATTGGTTGCCTTGATAGCGTTGGCATACAGGGCGATCCAGCCGCCTCCCCCAAGAACATGCGGTTCACCGGGTGGTCCGCCCACCACAGCACCAAGAATAAGGCTTAGAGATGGGAGGCATTTGGCATACAAGGAACATGGTGTTCCTAGAGAATTAGCCAAGAACAAGATCGTCTTCTTACACGGCTTTGCTTCTACCAGACATGATACTGTGATTACAGTGAATCTTCCTTCGGTATTCTCCTTTAATtcatatgcttttttttttcatacagtAGAAAGGGTTGGaattaatttttttccctttttcttatgttttttcaTGTAAAGTTCTCCCATTTCAAACCACCAAGACCAGCCTCAATACAGAGATAATTTACTTGTGTTTGAATTGGCGTCTCCTgagactttttaaaaaaaaatatttacttagtaaatattttataaagcattcttaaacttttattttttaagacatatatttcttgtttaaaaatacattcttaagtttttttattactagtatttttaataatcatattttaatatcctcaaaattttataaaaatgttttgTTCCCAAACAAATGCTTAAGAAGCTTTTGATTTGACCAGTTTGACAAGTAATTGAATTTACTTGGATTGATTCTAGATTTTGTAAAGCCTCCCTAAATAACAATAATTGATGATAATGATCACTAGGGTCTTCTAGAGGAACTGGGAGCATATATAGTGTCTTTTGATAGACCAGGGTATGGGGAGAGTGATCCAGATCCGATCCGAACACCCAAAAGTTTGGCTTTTGATGTTGAAGAGCTTGCAGATAAGCTGGGACTTGGACCCAAGTTTTATGTTTTTGGATATTCCATGGGAGGGCAGGCTGTTTGGGGTGTCCTCAAGTACATCCCTCACAGGTAAACAAAATATTGTTACTATCTCATTAACCTTTTAGAAAGCCAgtctaaaaatttatatttctacaaCGATTAGATAAATGTAAGCTTAACTTTTCATACACCTAGCTAGATCAAATTCTAATAACATAGATATACTTATACTTAATATTTATATCAATTGTAGCACACATTTATTATTTACAACATTTAATACAATTAATTTGAATACAAGTGTTTGCTCCTTTATGACAAGAATATATAAATGCTACACACTTGCACAGACTTGCTGGAGCAACACTATTGACCCCAGTTACCAACTACTGGTGGAATGCTTTCCCTTCTAACTTGTTTACAAAGGCTTACTACAAGCAACCTGCACAAGACCAATGGGCTGTTGGAGTTGCTCATTACTTACCATCGCTAACATATTGGTGGATCACTCAGAAGTGGTTTCCAACATCAAGTGTTGTGGAATACAATCCTGCTATTTTCTCACAACAAGATTTATCCATAATTCGCTCTTCTAATTTTTCAAAAGGTCGAGAAAATCAGGTAAGTATTTCAATTATTTAACTCTATTTCTCCATGTTTagcaaataaatataatattgcaATCTTTTTCCCATACCCAAGTATAGTGTGATATGCCACACCTTTCACACCAGATCTCATCACACAttatatttcatgtttattggGTTTCGACGCTacctactattattttttattcttttaaacggGATCGATGTTCTAACTGGTTAAAGAGAATTtgaagatttattattattattattattattattattattattattattattattatatccctAGAAAAAGGcaataaaaaatcattttaaaaagctTACAATTTTCAgtttatagaaaagaaaattaatattatatcgtAACATAAGTCTTAAACAGAAAAAACATATGtttaaaaaattctttcaaaaaggATAATTTAGGAGAAAAAATCTTTTTAGAAAAGTCTACCCAAACAAGTTTTTAGTagcttaaaaaatatttaagaaaattatttgtaATTTGAAGGAAATATACCTTAAAAATTACAAATGAGGGGGACCCCAGTATGTTATAAAATTGATGTTTTAAAAgttattagtaaaataaaatatcttgTAAAATAAACTTCGAGAGACTACCCActcttaaattatttattcaaaaggTAGTATTAAGTTTAATATGGTACAGAATGAATCCATATCTTAATGGTTAAATCTTTTACATTTTATTTCAGTTTGAAAGTATGTGTTTCACTCTCATCCCCTCCCcgattaaaagagaaaaaaaaaatctatggaGATTAGATGTTCTAAAAAAGTTAAcctaaaagataaatttgaatatATCTAAGAGAAAGCCATTTGTTTGTTTACAAGATGTGATGTACGTTGTTGTTATCGTCACAGGCGGTGCAACAAGGTGAATCTGAATCCATTTGCCGTGACATGATCATTGGATTTGGAGCTTGGGACTTCGATCCCCTCAAGATTGATAACCCATTTCCAAAGAATGAAGGCCAGGTTCATCTATGGCAAGGTGAAGATGATCAGCTTGTTCCTGCTATGCTACAACGCTATCTTGCTCAAAACATTCCATGGATTCACTACCATGAATTGCCAGGTGCAGGGCACATGTTTCCGTTAGGAGACAAACTCAATGAAGTCATTCTCAAAACACAATTACTTATATGAGTATTGTAAGTGCAGAATTAAAGAATacattttgtattattttagttaaatttgtataaattatttggtggatattttagaatatttgttgttatcttttttatattagttttaatgCTTGAGAATTTTCAAGTCATTATAAGTATAACCATTAGTGATGGACTATTGGGGTGTGTCTAAAATAAGAAAGGTAATTTTGTGCGTATTAAAATGTCACTTTTCGTAAAATAATCATTGGAtctcattaaataaaaattaaaagttgttatagaaaaaaatattgatgaattttaataaatatagaatatattaatatattttttaataagtttTTATTTGAATGTTATTaagttgattaaaaaaatttttgtaataattttttagtgtgataaattttttataataaaaataaaagtattaaaaaaatatagaaatatttttttatattattgtatttaaatataattgataaataaacaaaaattttttatgaaatatttaaatataaaattatttttattttttttaaattaaaaaaaataactaaatatttttttttgaagttcATCCAAATCCTAAGTAATGAGAGGTAAAGTAATGAGAGGTAAAATTTACAAGCtgttatttctttcattttttatataaacacATAATTTATAACAAATATAACTTCAGATTAGACATTGTATCCATCAAACcacatttttattattcataaatttttacagattttgattttaatattttactttttacatAAATTATGTAGTTCACACTTCATAGTTTCACAGGTCTCCAACTACTACTTTTATTCTTCCTAAATTTTGAACTTGAGAAAACCTATTCGTAAATGTAATTACTGATAAACATACCTAggttttcaacaccaaacttcagATACTTTACAATGTTGGACGGAATAAGGATGAACATTTTTAAGTTTCCTTGACTTCAATAAAAGCTTATTTACTGTTAAAAGACTTAAGAAGATACAAACGCCATTAATCCCAAAAGCCATACACGGCCAAGATTGGCTAGTCTAAAAACTTGTACATTATTTTGTTTTGGGTCAAGCTAGAGACACCCAAAAATATTTTAGGACTCACCTTTTATTCTGGCTTTAACACACATAAGCCGCACAAACAAGACAACAGCTAACAAAAACATCATGCAGTAATACGAAACACAGGCAGAGAGGAATGACTGTGCGGAAAGACGGACAATTTTGGTATCGGTTGACGCATCGCGGCACTCATTAATTTCTGTGTGGCCTTTGTCTTGAAACCATGTGCTCTGATTTCTGCTCACAATGGGAAAGTTTGGACATAAGTATAGCAGTTAGCAAAGTGAGACACTCTTGAGGCTGCAGAATTATAGAAATTTTCTGTTATCCCCGCTTTTACATGGTATTAGCATTATTTTCctgactttttgttttgtttaattttatctttatttatatttttccgTTGTGTGGATCATTGTTCCATGCAGCAAAATCTCGCAAGAGAAAAAAGACATAAGATGCAACTCACCTGCTCCGAATATGGCAAAAATTTTCCATCAAATGTCAGGACCACGCGATCTTTCCCATCTACTCCCTTGACTTTGTCAACTGAGCAGTAGAAATCTATTGCTGACGTGCtgaaaatgaaaattaacaaaaacTATTTGTTAGGCAGGGAAATcttctaaaaataaaatgttcAGTTTGCTTTCcacaagaattttattatttgcTGAGATCTTAAGCACGTTTAAGTGAAAATGTTCCATTATAGATTGGACAATGGAGATAGTAAAGACTAAAGAAGGATAAAAGGTGATAATAATGTATGTCATAAACTGTGAGTGGTAAACTTTCAATCTCCAAAAGAAAGAACTTCAAATTTCTTCACTTCCGACTTTGCTCCTTCAATTTTAACTTGCACTCTGATAACAATAAGAAAAGGAAGGGTGCAGGAAGATACGTTTAAGAACATATGAATGGACATGCAGGACAAAACAATAACCTGATATTCTAGGAGAAAGAGATAATGCTGGCTAACGAGGAAATAACATATAAGGAATACGATCATTAAATCACAGCATGTCTGTGTGTGATTAAGCCTTGCGAGGTTTAGTTCCCTCATCCGAAAATCATTCATAAGCATCCAGTAGTAACAAGCATAAGATCAAGGTTTCAATTAGACTATTAGAGATCATTAACCAGGACTCAGTTTCAGAAAAACCAGAATGTCTCTTGGTGTCTTGTCTGAAATCCTCCTAACAAGACATTATTAATAAACACAATTTAACATTAAACCTTTTAACAATACAATATTCCCATTAGCTTCGGAATAAAACTCTTCTCTCATGACACTTCTAAGGAAGACTGAAACTCATTCTTTAGattgtaaaaacagaaaca contains:
- the LOC112702773 gene encoding uncharacterized protein, coding for MQQKRTLIFLLVALIALAYRAIQPPPPRTCGSPGGPPTTAPRIRLRDGRHLAYKEHGVPRELAKNKIVFLHGFASTRHDTVITVNLPSGLLEELGAYIVSFDRPGYGESDPDPIRTPKSLAFDVEELADKLGLGPKFYVFGYSMGGQAVWGVLKYIPHRLAGATLLTPVTNYWWNAFPSNLFTKAYYKQPAQDQWAVGVAHYLPSLTYWWITQKWFPTSSVVEYNPAIFSQQDLSIIRSSNFSKGRENQAVQQGESESICRDMIIGFGAWDFDPLKIDNPFPKNEGQVHLWQGEDDQLVPAMLQRYLAQNIPWIHYHELPGAGHMFPLGDKLNEVILKTQLLI